The DNA segment TGGAGAAGATCCTCTTTTTATCATGCGAAGGCTGATCATTCTCGCGAGCGAGGATATCGGAAACGCGTCCGTGAACGGTCTGCCTCTTGCGGTTTCCGGCTTACACGCGCTCGAAGCGATCGGAATGCCGGAAGGAAGACTGATTCTCGCGCACGTGACTACGTTTCTCGCATCCTGTCCAAAATCCAACGCAAGCTATAAGGCTTTGGGTTCCGCATTGTCTTATGTGAGAGAGCACGGAACCGGAATCAAAATCCCGAATCGGCTCCGAAACGCGCCTACATTTCTTCATAAAAAGGACGGTGCTTCTCAAGGTTATTTGTATCCTCATGATTTCGGCGGATTTAAGGAACAAAATTATTTTCCGGATGAGTTTGCGGAGAATCCTCCGAAGTTTTATTTTCCAACCGGAAACGGAATGGAACTAAAGTTGAAAGAATATCTGGAAAAGGTTTGGGAGAAAACCTCCTGGAAGAAAGGAAATTAATTATTTATCGTAGAGTTCCGGGCGGACTTTGACTTGTTTGTTTTTGGATGCCAATAGATGAGAATTACCCTCCATTTCATTTTTGGATTGATTGAGGTCAAGATTAGAACAAAACAATTTGGTTTTGAATTTGCGATTGAGTGTTGTTTGTTTTGATTCAGAATTAAACACGGTTCCTCCTTTCGGACATGAGACCCCAAGGGTTCCTTTTTAGTTTCGTACTTTTTAGGCGAATTCTAAAATGTTTTTTAAAACACAGATGGCATTTCGGTTACAAATCCGATTCTAAAAACGACGATAGAATCGAGATTCAAGTTTTTGAAAGTAGAATGGAGATGTCTTTTATTTCGTTTTTAGATCGGATAAAATCCGGATTTAGATAAAAGCGTAGACTGCAAGCCAATTTTATTTTGGATCGGGCTTCAAGTCCGGTGCAAGAATTTTTTTACTGTAATACTTTGTCGGACCAACTGATTCTTATACAAAAAAGGATTGTATTTCAAATGATTTTAGGTTTGAGCAAAAACCGCCTTAACCGTTTATGCGGTTGAAAACTTTCCCGTTATAATTCTTTAAATCAAAGAAGAATTTTATTTTACGTAGCAGTTAACAGTTCATCGCGTTTAAAGTATTAATTTCTTAAATCGGATTCGAACGCGGTTTTACGGAATTTATCAGTTCAATTCTTTGTTCAATGCGAAAAGAACTCGATCGTTTTGTTGCGGGGTTCCGATCGTAATCCGGATAGCATTTAGCTCGTAGCTTTTTAAATCGCGCAGAATGATTCCCTGACGAAGAAGAGACTGACAGATTTCCGAAGATGTTTTACCGTGTTTTCTTACGAATAATGTGATAAAATTTGCATACGAATCTATGAATTCGATCGAGTTGTCTGCGGCGAATTTTTCATATCGTTTCATCTGTTGTAAGTTATTTTCCAAATAGTCGTTCACATATTTCTGCTGTTTTAGCGCTTCTGTTGCGGCGAATGCTGAAAGATTCGTCACGCTAAAAGGAGGTCGCATCTTATACAGGTTTCCGATGAGCTCCGAGTTTCCGATTCCGTAACCAATTCTCATTCCCCCAAGTCCATAGGCTTTTGAAAACGTTCCCGTATAAAATACGTTGGGATAGAGATCCGTGATTTCTTTTGCGGGGATGAATTTTTTTGGATCTTTTTTGCTTCCGAATTCCATATAAGCAGCATCAATTACGACTAACGTATCGGGGGAAATCTGATTTAAGAATTCGTAGACTTCGTTTTTAGAAAGAGCATCCCCCGCAGGATTGGAAGGCGTGCACAAAAAAACGATCTTAGGTTTTACCGCCTTTGTCAGATCCAAAAATGCGTTTAAGTCGTGTGGAACCGATTCGGTAGAATGGACGTTTGCCCCGCACTGAAGCGCATAGATTTTATACATCGCGAATGTAATTCGATTGATGAGAATCGAATCCCCCGGAGTCAGAACGGATCGACATGCAAAATCCAACACCTGATCGCTTCCGTTTCCGGGAATGATTCTATCGGGGGTTACTTCGAATTTCTGAGCCAATGCGTTTTTTAAATCTAAGTAGGAATCATCCGGATATAAAGACATCTTTGTTGCGGCGTTGCATACGATTTCAACGACCTCCGGTGCGCAGCCAAAAGGATTTTCGTTCGAACCGAGTTTGATTACGTCTTCCGGTTTAATCCCAAATTCGCGAACCACAAGTTCGATCGGTTTTCCTGCTTCATAACTTTTAAGTGAATCGAGTATCGGCTGAAAGGGAATCATCTTCCTCCATGGTTTTTGTTTGAAAATTTTTTGGAAACGATTTAAGAATAAAAATCATTTTGTTTCAGGAAAAAGGAATCGGAACTCGTCGAATTCTTTCGATTTTTTTCCTCTAATCGAAAGTATTTTTAAATAAAAAAAGACTCCGGATTCAAAATGAAAGATATGCGGTTTCAACATGATGTCGATGAGGACAAGACGATCCCTTTGGAAGACGAAAAAAACGGGGAGATTTTACTTCAAGAAATACTGGAATCATTTGAACGTTTCAATCGTGAGTTGGGAAATACGATTCAGGAATTTTTCCCTTTGGACGGATCCTAAATTACGAACAACCCACTCGAATCGTTTCCCATTTTTCGATACGGATTCCTTTTGCCTTCAATTTATTTCCTTTGGAGAATTCCTTTGCCTTTTGAATTCTGCTCTGATTGTCCGGGTGAGTGCTGAGCCAATCTAAAATTTTAGCAGGATCCCAATTCTTCCCGTCGTCCTTTTGTGATTTTTTCTTTTCCGTCTTATACGTTTCCTTGGAGATCTTCTTTTCCTCTCTTTCAAAAAAATGGATAAAGCCGTTTACTCCGATTCCGGATCTGCGTAGAATTTCAAACGCCTTGTCATCCGCTTCCTCTTCGAATTCCCTCGAGTATTTAAGAATCGCGAGACTGTTTACGATTTCGGTTATCGTTTCCAGATTTCCGATATCATCAAAGCCGATTCCGATGGAAAGTTTGACTACGAGAGATATACCAAGAAGACGAATCAATTGTCGAATGCCGTGTCGATTTTCAACGTGTGCGATTTCGTGTGCAAGAATCGCGGCGATCTCGTCCGCGGATTCCGATTCTTCTATCAATCCAGATAGAATGTAGATCTTTCCTCCCGGGAGTGCGAACGCGTTGACCTCTCCGCTTTTTAAAACTATAATCGAATACTGATCCCGATTTTTTTTCTGTACAAGAGCGTTCCTGATTTTGCGAATGCTCAGATTTAGCGGAACGTTTTTACATTCTTTCTTGTTTTCTTCGAAATGTTTGGAAATCAATTCTCCCAAGGATTTGTCCGCGGATTCGGGAACAAACACATACATTCGATCCAACTTGGTCAATATGAGAAAGCCGACTCCGAATGCGAGAATACCCGCGACAAGCATTTGGATGACGAAAGGTAATAAAAAGAATTTAGAAACAAGACCGGACAATCCGTTGTTGATGCTTTGCTTTCTATAGTTTTTGATTTGTTCTGCTTTTTCTTCGGATGTAAACGTAAGAATGAGATCGTTTTTTAAATCCTGAGGATCATCAAGTTGAAGTCTGTATTCTTTGCCTAACTTTTCGACGGATTGAATTTGTTTATAAGAAAAATGGAATAAATCGGGAAAGGTTTCCCGATTTTCAGGTTCAAATACGATTCCAGAATTTTGAAGAACGAGTTCTCCAGAGATGGGAACCGCCGATTTTCCATCGTAAAAAAAATCGGACATTTCTCAGCCGCTAAATACCGAGCTGATCGCCTCCCCAGCTTCTTGAAGTCCGTCTGCCAACGCGTTCGAATACGGATCCCTTACACTTTGAATGGAAGACAAATTCGGTGAAGATTCTAAAGATAACGAATCCGTTATGAGTTTTAAAAAGCGCAGATACGCCCAAGGAATTCCGATTCCCAAAGTGAAAAGGATGATTCCCATCGATATGAGAGTGTTGGTAAAAATCTTTCCTCCCTGGAGATCGGAACGGAACCGGATATTCTGAAATCGGGTATGATTGTAAAAATAATTATGAACGTTCGCTTGAAACCAAAAGGAATAAATTCCGGCTGTAATGATCGTAAAGAAAATTCCCTTGAGATAAATAAAGAATAATTCCTTTCCTTGTCCGTCGTATTGGAAATCCGCATTTCCCAAATGAGAATGCTCGATAAAGAATTTTTCGAGTTTGTTTGTAAACCAAGCGGAGTAGATTCCGAGAGTGACAGCTGTCAGAAGAGCGTTCGGAATAAAAATCCTGATCAGGTCTTTTATGTTTCCGGTAAATCGGAATCGGATATTGTTAAACGAAGTTCTGCTCAGAAAGTATCTTCTCGATCCAATGATGATATAGGGGATCGCACAGAGAATTCCGGCGTAAAATGAGATCCCTACGATCGCGATCGCCCAAACTCCAAGCTTCGATGCGAGAAAAAAGATTCCTCCGAGTGTCAACGCTCCTACCAGAATGATTCCGATTGCTTTTAAAAAGCCGATAAAATTCTCCTTACCGGTTCCGTGATAATCAAAACGGTATCCTTGGAATGAAAGATGTCTGTGGAGGAATTTCTGTGTATTTACCTTCGCCCAGAAATAATAAACTCCGAGGGTTATGATCGTAAAAAAAATATTCTTTAGATAAAGAAGAAAGAGTTCTTCCCCTTTGGCGTCGATCGTAAATCGATTCGTGGATTCAGACTGCATTTAT comes from the Leptospira sp. WS92.C1 genome and includes:
- the hisC gene encoding histidinol-phosphate transaminase — encoded protein: MIPFQPILDSLKSYEAGKPIELVVREFGIKPEDVIKLGSNENPFGCAPEVVEIVCNAATKMSLYPDDSYLDLKNALAQKFEVTPDRIIPGNGSDQVLDFACRSVLTPGDSILINRITFAMYKIYALQCGANVHSTESVPHDLNAFLDLTKAVKPKIVFLCTPSNPAGDALSKNEVYEFLNQISPDTLVVIDAAYMEFGSKKDPKKFIPAKEITDLYPNVFYTGTFSKAYGLGGMRIGYGIGNSELIGNLYKMRPPFSVTNLSAFAATEALKQQKYVNDYLENNLQQMKRYEKFAADNSIEFIDSYANFITLFVRKHGKTSSEICQSLLRQGIILRDLKSYELNAIRITIGTPQQNDRVLFALNKELN
- a CDS encoding M48 family metallopeptidase encodes the protein MSDFFYDGKSAVPISGELVLQNSGIVFEPENRETFPDLFHFSYKQIQSVEKLGKEYRLQLDDPQDLKNDLILTFTSEEKAEQIKNYRKQSINNGLSGLVSKFFLLPFVIQMLVAGILAFGVGFLILTKLDRMYVFVPESADKSLGELISKHFEENKKECKNVPLNLSIRKIRNALVQKKNRDQYSIIVLKSGEVNAFALPGGKIYILSGLIEESESADEIAAILAHEIAHVENRHGIRQLIRLLGISLVVKLSIGIGFDDIGNLETITEIVNSLAILKYSREFEEEADDKAFEILRRSGIGVNGFIHFFEREEKKISKETYKTEKKKSQKDDGKNWDPAKILDWLSTHPDNQSRIQKAKEFSKGNKLKAKGIRIEKWETIRVGCS
- a CDS encoding YjgN family protein; the encoded protein is MQSESTNRFTIDAKGEELFLLYLKNIFFTIITLGVYYFWAKVNTQKFLHRHLSFQGYRFDYHGTGKENFIGFLKAIGIILVGALTLGGIFFLASKLGVWAIAIVGISFYAGILCAIPYIIIGSRRYFLSRTSFNNIRFRFTGNIKDLIRIFIPNALLTAVTLGIYSAWFTNKLEKFFIEHSHLGNADFQYDGQGKELFFIYLKGIFFTIITAGIYSFWFQANVHNYFYNHTRFQNIRFRSDLQGGKIFTNTLISMGIILFTLGIGIPWAYLRFLKLITDSLSLESSPNLSSIQSVRDPYSNALADGLQEAGEAISSVFSG